A stretch of Crossiella cryophila DNA encodes these proteins:
- a CDS encoding SRPBCC family protein, whose translation MGRKFELHKEVELAATPQQVWDAISTGPGLEAWFMSQPAPEEGACEVWQPGEHLSVTTPAAPDGSFHAFEYLIEARDGGSTVLRFVHSGFLSDDWGAEFEAMTARGWDMYLHTLALYLQHFTGRPAVYITAEGPEVTAKPEAWEVLLRGLGLDHNPALGERVHLTPEGLPAIDGEVDWFEGEEAPFLAVRTEDALYRFHGRAPLGMTIAVGHHFYYPAEQPATDEAWRVWLHGLYPAQG comes from the coding sequence ATGGGCCGGAAGTTCGAGCTGCACAAGGAAGTCGAGCTGGCGGCCACGCCGCAGCAGGTGTGGGACGCGATCTCCACCGGACCCGGCCTGGAGGCATGGTTCATGTCCCAGCCCGCGCCGGAGGAGGGCGCCTGCGAGGTCTGGCAGCCGGGCGAGCACCTGTCCGTGACCACCCCGGCGGCGCCGGACGGCTCCTTTCACGCCTTCGAGTACCTGATCGAGGCCAGGGACGGCGGCAGCACCGTGCTCCGCTTCGTGCACAGCGGCTTCCTCAGCGATGACTGGGGCGCGGAGTTCGAGGCCATGACCGCCCGCGGCTGGGACATGTACCTGCACACCCTCGCGCTGTACCTCCAGCACTTCACCGGCAGGCCCGCGGTCTACATCACCGCGGAGGGTCCGGAGGTCACCGCGAAGCCCGAGGCGTGGGAGGTGCTGCTGCGCGGACTCGGCCTGGACCACAACCCCGCCCTGGGCGAGCGGGTGCACCTCACGCCCGAGGGCCTGCCCGCCATCGACGGCGAGGTGGACTGGTTCGAGGGCGAGGAGGCCCCCTTCCTCGCGGTGCGCACCGAGGACGCGCTCTACCGCTTCCACGGCCGCGCCCCGCTCGGCATGACCATCGCGGTCGGCCACCACTTCTACTACCCGGCCGAACAGCCCGCCACCGACGAGGCATGGCGGGTCTGGCTGCACGGGCTGTACCCCGCCCAGGGCTGA
- a CDS encoding lipase family protein — protein MSRSIRRVLLALSGALLVVALLPSPAALADSFYQPPDPLPAGAPGDLVRSRVSDNPPTRGKAKAWQVMYLSTNALGQRHAVTGTVLVPTHVDPRTAPVVGLAVGTHGPAFRCTPSTMVEVGALYEQPAVNDLLARGYAVAITDYEGYTPEPRTTYIVGRSMGAAVIDVVRAALRLPATGLSANAKVAFRGYSQGGGAAMWAGETQPGYAPELNLVGVVGGGVPADLIQVALPLEGKPGYGVLAYALMGLDQAYPELKLNDYLNDKGRTEFARMRREACTFELLTWYPKGKLSDHTTSSPVLTPQWLARVRENKLGTKKIPVPVFQYHAENDELVHLPQAKELFADYCRLGVNARWQGYPSDHITLVYTGNEAAHRFLADRFAGVPATSGC, from the coding sequence ATGTCACGTTCCATTCGCCGTGTCCTGCTGGCGTTGTCCGGCGCCCTGCTGGTGGTGGCGCTGCTGCCGTCGCCGGCGGCGCTCGCGGACAGCTTCTACCAGCCGCCGGACCCGCTGCCCGCCGGCGCGCCCGGCGACCTGGTGCGCTCCCGGGTCTCGGACAACCCGCCCACCCGGGGCAAGGCCAAGGCCTGGCAGGTGATGTACCTGTCCACCAACGCCCTGGGTCAGCGGCACGCGGTCACCGGCACCGTGCTGGTGCCCACCCACGTCGACCCGAGGACCGCGCCGGTGGTCGGCCTGGCCGTGGGCACGCACGGACCGGCCTTCCGCTGCACCCCCTCGACCATGGTCGAGGTCGGCGCGCTCTACGAACAGCCCGCGGTCAACGACCTGCTGGCCCGCGGCTACGCGGTTGCCATCACCGACTACGAGGGCTACACCCCCGAACCACGCACCACCTACATCGTCGGGCGCTCCATGGGCGCCGCGGTGATCGACGTGGTCCGGGCCGCGCTGCGACTGCCCGCGACCGGGTTGTCCGCCAACGCCAAGGTCGCCTTCCGCGGCTACTCCCAGGGCGGCGGCGCGGCCATGTGGGCGGGGGAGACCCAGCCGGGTTACGCGCCCGAGCTGAACCTGGTCGGCGTGGTCGGCGGCGGCGTGCCCGCGGACCTGATCCAGGTCGCCCTGCCCCTGGAGGGCAAGCCCGGCTACGGCGTGCTCGCCTACGCGCTGATGGGCCTGGACCAGGCATATCCGGAGCTGAAGCTCAACGACTACCTCAACGACAAGGGGCGCACCGAGTTCGCCCGGATGCGGCGCGAGGCCTGCACCTTCGAGCTGCTCACCTGGTACCCCAAGGGCAAGCTCAGCGACCACACCACCAGCAGCCCGGTGCTGACCCCGCAGTGGCTGGCCAGGGTCAGGGAGAACAAGCTCGGCACGAAGAAGATCCCGGTGCCGGTGTTCCAGTACCACGCCGAGAACGACGAACTCGTGCACCTGCCCCAGGCCAAGGAGCTGTTCGCGGACTACTGCCGGCTCGGCGTCAACGCGCGCTGGCAGGGCTACCCCAGCGACCACATCACCCTGGTCTACACCGGCAACGAGGCCGCGCACCGCTTCCTCGCCGACCGCTTCGCGGGGGTGCCCGCCACCTCCGGGTGCTGA
- a CDS encoding helix-turn-helix domain-containing protein — translation MRLASRLWSTIPKEFARPFRPHVARMTADMIQEIRRAVPEYEALLGSQHEPIIVEAIEKAILHCIDNLGDPQFRSDEWAGYLRHRGRVEFQEGRSANALQTAYRVGGKVAWRHVCAVGQNLGFPSELLFVAAEAIFAYVEELSALAVEGYTEAQRQAAGSRERRRRRLLELILTEPPPSRRVLVEHAEAARWTMPDSVVAVALEPRGDQHTLSPPALDPEVLVDLEGEVPCLVTANPERHLRNLARNLNGWRAAVGLPVPLAEAAMSLRGARRALRLVQRNLLPDRPVTWCADELPTLCLFADEFLIGELARRCLTPLDDLTPKQRRRLADTLLAWLSSRRNALEIAADLDVHPQTVRYRLHQLERLFGDRLTDPDQRLALELALRAERLLHPSP, via the coding sequence ATGCGACTGGCGAGTCGACTGTGGTCGACCATCCCGAAGGAGTTCGCCCGCCCGTTCCGCCCGCACGTGGCGCGCATGACCGCGGACATGATCCAGGAGATCCGGCGCGCGGTGCCGGAGTACGAGGCACTGCTGGGCAGCCAGCACGAACCGATCATCGTCGAGGCCATCGAGAAGGCCATCCTGCACTGCATCGACAACCTCGGCGACCCGCAGTTCCGCAGCGACGAGTGGGCGGGCTACCTGCGCCACCGGGGCCGGGTGGAGTTCCAGGAGGGCCGCAGCGCGAACGCGTTGCAGACCGCCTACCGGGTCGGCGGCAAGGTCGCCTGGCGGCACGTCTGCGCGGTCGGCCAGAACCTGGGCTTCCCCTCCGAGCTGCTGTTCGTGGCCGCCGAGGCGATCTTCGCCTACGTGGAGGAGCTGTCCGCGCTGGCCGTGGAGGGCTACACCGAGGCGCAGCGGCAGGCCGCGGGCAGCCGGGAACGGCGTCGGCGTCGGCTGCTGGAACTGATCCTGACCGAGCCGCCACCGTCCCGGCGGGTACTGGTCGAGCACGCCGAGGCGGCCCGCTGGACCATGCCGGACTCGGTGGTCGCGGTCGCCCTGGAGCCCCGCGGCGACCAGCACACGCTCAGCCCGCCCGCGCTGGACCCGGAGGTGCTGGTCGATCTGGAGGGCGAGGTGCCCTGCCTGGTCACCGCCAACCCGGAACGGCATCTGCGCAACCTGGCCCGCAACCTCAACGGCTGGCGGGCCGCGGTCGGCCTGCCGGTGCCACTGGCCGAGGCGGCGATGTCGCTGCGCGGCGCGCGGCGGGCCCTGCGGCTGGTGCAGCGGAACCTGCTGCCGGATCGTCCGGTCACCTGGTGCGCGGACGAACTGCCCACGCTGTGCCTGTTCGCCGACGAGTTCCTCATCGGTGAACTGGCCCGCCGCTGCCTGACCCCCCTGGACGACCTCACCCCGAAACAGCGCCGCCGCCTGGCCGACACCCTGCTGGCCTGGCTGAGCAGCCGCCGCAACGCCCTGGAGATCGCCGCCGACCTGGACGTGCACCCGCAGACCGTGCGCTACCGGTTGCACCAGCTCGAACGCCTCTTCGGCGACCGCCTGACCGACCCCGACCAGCGGCTGGCCCTGGAGCTGGCGCTGCGCGCGGAACGGCTGCTGCACCCCAGTCCGTGA
- a CDS encoding winged helix-turn-helix transcriptional regulator: MSEPDHTLPECPIARFLTVLEGPWATLVVRELLMGPRRFTELRAALPGISPKTLSARLKGLERTGLLTRTPYAEVPPRVEYELTEAGYRLQTVFTAMAEWAERDLPVR, encoded by the coding sequence ATGAGTGAGCCGGACCACACTTTGCCGGAGTGTCCGATCGCCCGGTTCCTGACCGTGCTGGAAGGCCCGTGGGCCACCCTGGTCGTCCGCGAGCTGCTGATGGGGCCGCGCCGGTTCACCGAGCTGCGGGCCGCGCTGCCCGGGATCAGCCCGAAAACCCTGTCCGCGCGGTTGAAGGGCCTCGAACGCACCGGGCTGCTCACCCGCACCCCGTACGCCGAGGTCCCGCCCCGGGTCGAGTACGAACTGACCGAGGCGGGCTACCGGCTGCAGACCGTCTTCACCGCGATGGCCGAATGGGCCGAACGGGACCTGCCGGTGCGCTGA
- a CDS encoding IclR family transcriptional regulator produces the protein MANSPAGESVLARVVRIFETFGTDTPALRVSEIARRAGLPVPTASRLIEELVGHGWLHREPDRSVRLGLRIWELASRASPALSLREAAMPFMEDLQAVVGHHTQLGVLEGREVLFLERLSAPGAVDNVIRIAGRLPLHVNSAGLVLLAHAPVDLQESVLTGPLPAYAKRTITDPGRLRAFLADVRRGGFALCRGFIDDGVTGIAAPVRGPDNEVTAALAVIVPDDAQVQGHLPALRAAARGISRALGAGRPGVVDLAHDRRAQAAPDGTAGTTTYIPVRGRPRGTAMNDLDSGAHAQDPPHPA, from the coding sequence ATGGCCAACTCGCCTGCCGGGGAGTCGGTGCTGGCGCGGGTGGTGCGCATCTTCGAGACCTTCGGCACGGACACCCCGGCGCTGCGGGTCTCGGAGATCGCCCGCCGCGCCGGGCTGCCCGTGCCCACCGCCTCCCGCCTGATCGAGGAGCTGGTCGGCCACGGCTGGCTGCACCGCGAACCCGACCGCAGCGTGCGGCTGGGCCTGCGGATCTGGGAACTGGCCTCCAGGGCCTCGCCCGCGCTGAGCCTGCGCGAGGCCGCCATGCCGTTCATGGAAGACCTCCAGGCCGTGGTCGGCCACCACACCCAGCTCGGCGTGCTCGAAGGCCGCGAGGTGCTGTTCCTGGAACGGCTGTCCGCACCGGGCGCGGTGGACAACGTCATCCGGATCGCCGGGCGGCTGCCGCTGCACGTCAACTCGGCCGGACTGGTGCTGCTCGCACACGCCCCGGTCGACCTGCAGGAATCCGTGCTCACCGGACCGTTGCCCGCCTACGCCAAGCGCACCATCACCGATCCCGGGCGGCTGCGTGCCTTTCTGGCCGATGTCCGGCGCGGCGGATTCGCGTTGTGTCGCGGGTTCATCGACGACGGCGTCACCGGCATCGCCGCCCCGGTGCGCGGTCCGGACAACGAGGTGACCGCCGCGCTCGCGGTGATCGTGCCCGACGACGCCCAGGTCCAGGGCCACCTGCCCGCCCTGCGTGCCGCCGCCCGGGGGATATCCCGCGCCCTCGGCGCTGGTAGGCCGGGTGTGGTGGATCTTGCACACGATCGCCGGGCCCAGGCCGCCCCTGACGGCACCGCGGGGACGACCACGTACATCCCGGTACGCGGCCGTCCCCGCGGCACCGCCATGAACGACCTGGACTCCGGCGCTCACGCACAAGATCCACCACACCCGGCCTAG
- a CDS encoding phage tail protein produces the protein MPSYRFRVAVEGDVMAFVRVTGLQTGREPIGARRHNVDFTLTRGVCAARGELWNWLGSAWGDRVAERDLAISLTNDPGPELLVTWRVRSAYPTRIAAPSFDTRHDQVAIAELTMCAESMSVEYH, from the coding sequence ATGCCGTCCTATCGGTTCCGGGTGGCGGTGGAGGGCGACGTGATGGCCTTCGTCCGGGTCACCGGCCTGCAGACCGGGCGCGAACCGATCGGCGCGCGCAGGCACAACGTCGATTTCACCCTGACCCGCGGTGTCTGCGCGGCCCGCGGCGAGCTGTGGAACTGGCTGGGCTCGGCCTGGGGGGACCGGGTCGCCGAGCGGGACCTGGCGATCAGCCTGACCAACGATCCCGGCCCGGAACTGCTGGTCACCTGGCGGGTGCGCAGCGCCTACCCGACCCGGATCGCCGCGCCCAGCTTCGACACCAGGCACGACCAGGTGGCCATCGCCGAGCTGACCATGTGCGCGGAGTCGATGAGCGTGGAGTACCACTGA
- a CDS encoding 4-hydroxybenzoate 3-monooxygenase — translation MRTQVVIIGAGPAGLLLSHLLGLDGVDSVLIERQSAEHVQSRIRAGILEAGTVEVLRDAGVGERLGAEALRHRGIYLQWPGHREHVDFVDLIGRSVSVYGQTEVTKDLMAARERADRPVFYGASQVELHGVDTDRPHVTFVDADGQAHRIEAQVIAGCDGHHGPSRQALPAALRQTWTRDYPFAWLGVLAEVPPSTDELIYAWHRDGFAMHSMRSSTISRFYLQVRPGEDPAEWPDERIWTALATRLGAHDGGWQLTTGPITEKSVLPMRSFVATPLRHGRLFLAGDAGHIVPPTGAKGLNLAVADVVLLHRALVAWLLDGKPELAESYSDTALRRVWRCTHFSWWMTTMLHRHGDDFDARLQLAQLDAVRTSTAAATELAQNYAGLPIGC, via the coding sequence ATGCGCACCCAGGTGGTCATCATCGGCGCCGGGCCGGCCGGTCTGCTGCTCTCGCACCTGCTCGGGCTGGACGGCGTCGACTCGGTGCTGATCGAACGCCAGAGCGCCGAACACGTGCAGTCCCGCATCCGCGCCGGGATCCTGGAGGCGGGCACGGTCGAGGTGCTGCGGGATGCCGGGGTGGGCGAGCGGCTGGGCGCGGAAGCCTTGCGGCACCGGGGGATCTACCTCCAGTGGCCCGGCCACCGCGAGCACGTGGACTTCGTCGACCTGATCGGCCGCTCGGTGTCGGTGTACGGGCAGACCGAGGTCACCAAGGACCTGATGGCCGCCCGCGAACGCGCCGACCGCCCGGTCTTCTACGGCGCCAGCCAGGTCGAACTGCACGGCGTGGACACCGATCGGCCGCACGTGACCTTCGTGGACGCCGACGGGCAGGCACACCGGATCGAGGCCCAGGTCATCGCCGGCTGCGACGGCCACCACGGCCCCAGCCGCCAGGCCCTGCCCGCCGCCCTGCGCCAGACCTGGACCAGGGACTATCCGTTCGCCTGGCTCGGCGTGCTCGCCGAGGTGCCGCCCTCCACCGACGAACTGATCTACGCCTGGCACCGGGACGGCTTCGCCATGCACAGCATGCGATCCAGCACCATCAGCCGGTTCTACCTCCAGGTCCGGCCCGGCGAGGACCCGGCGGAATGGCCGGACGAACGGATCTGGACCGCACTGGCCACCCGGCTCGGCGCGCACGACGGCGGCTGGCAGCTCACCACCGGTCCGATCACCGAGAAAAGCGTGCTGCCCATGCGCAGTTTCGTGGCCACCCCGCTCCGGCACGGCAGGCTCTTCCTGGCGGGCGACGCCGGGCACATCGTGCCGCCCACCGGCGCCAAGGGCCTCAACCTCGCGGTCGCCGACGTGGTGCTGCTGCACCGCGCATTGGTCGCCTGGCTGCTGGACGGCAAACCGGAGCTGGCCGAGTCCTATTCGGACACCGCGCTGCGCCGGGTCTGGCGGTGCACCCACTTCTCCTGGTGGATGACCACCATGCTGCACCGGCACGGCGACGACTTCGACGCCCGCCTGCAACTCGCCCAGCTCGACGCGGTGCGCACCTCCACCGCCGCGGCCACCGAGCTGGCCCAGAACTACGCCGGTCTGCCGATCGGCTGCTGA
- a CDS encoding NmrA family NAD(P)-binding protein, with translation MTYLVHGATGAQGGPVAALLKANGHDVRPLTRATAELDDILALTSAYAGVEAAFIHFPITPDPAAPGRWAKAVATAVLAAKPRRVVISTSGGVGDERLAVISGLAAELRAGGVPATLLAPRLFRENLLLPPIQDRLRADGTLIYPVRADQPIAWVSHLDVAEAAVAALTSATAPDEVHLGETLTGPELAAGFAAHLGRPVTYQQLSPAEFQVLLAPLLGEAAAAGIAASYGDIAGLPHLSFPAEQGGEALLGAQPRGTAAWLAELDIPA, from the coding sequence ATGACCTACCTCGTGCACGGCGCCACCGGCGCCCAGGGCGGCCCCGTCGCGGCGCTGCTGAAGGCCAACGGCCACGACGTCCGCCCGCTCACCCGCGCGACCGCGGAACTCGACGACATCCTGGCCCTGACCAGCGCCTACGCCGGGGTGGAAGCCGCCTTCATCCACTTCCCGATCACCCCGGACCCGGCCGCGCCCGGCCGCTGGGCCAAGGCAGTGGCCACCGCGGTGCTGGCCGCGAAGCCGCGCCGGGTGGTCATCTCCACCAGCGGCGGGGTCGGCGACGAGCGGCTGGCCGTGATCTCCGGTCTGGCCGCCGAACTGCGGGCGGGCGGGGTGCCCGCGACCCTGCTCGCGCCCCGGCTGTTCCGGGAGAACCTGCTGCTGCCGCCCATCCAGGACCGGCTGCGCGCCGACGGCACCCTCATCTACCCGGTGCGCGCGGACCAGCCGATCGCCTGGGTGAGCCACCTGGACGTGGCCGAGGCCGCCGTGGCCGCGCTGACCAGTGCGACCGCCCCTGATGAGGTGCACCTGGGCGAGACCCTCACCGGCCCGGAACTGGCCGCCGGATTCGCCGCGCACCTGGGCCGCCCGGTGACGTACCAGCAGCTCAGCCCCGCCGAGTTCCAGGTGCTGCTCGCCCCGCTGCTGGGCGAGGCCGCCGCCGCGGGCATCGCCGCCTCCTACGGCGACATCGCCGGTCTGCCGCACCTGAGCTTCCCGGCCGAGCAGGGCGGCGAGGCGCTGCTGGGCGCGCAGCCGCGGGGCACCGCGGCCTGGCTGGCCGAGCTGGACATCCCGGCCTGA
- a CDS encoding phosphopantetheine-binding protein — protein MPELAIPVAVDADEVLAEVTVMIRTLLEHYGLDDVAIGRWCRFHDDLDLESIDLVKLATALRDRYGEPVNLAAFLAGLDLDALIGLTVGHLVDYIVAALRATGTERRR, from the coding sequence ATGCCCGAACTGGCGATACCGGTCGCGGTCGACGCCGACGAGGTGCTGGCCGAGGTCACGGTGATGATCCGGACCCTGCTGGAGCACTACGGACTCGACGATGTGGCCATCGGCCGCTGGTGCCGGTTCCACGACGACCTGGACCTGGAGAGCATCGACCTGGTCAAGCTGGCCACCGCGCTGCGGGACCGCTACGGCGAGCCGGTGAACCTGGCCGCCTTCCTGGCCGGGCTGGACCTGGACGCGCTGATCGGGCTGACCGTCGGGCACCTGGTCGACTACATCGTCGCCGCGCTGCGGGCGACCGGGACGGAGCGGCGCCGGTGA
- a CDS encoding DUF6801 domain-containing protein, whose protein sequence is MKMNNRSRLAGALATVTVGAMLTTAGVLAGAGTGIAAPPAELTLVYSCPFPLIGVKDMSVKITVTGLPEKPVAGQPTPEVDVTAVATVPADATAGLKLVSAATIEGKAVADTKLDNAGLALDLKVPMTFPKTPIPDSGPFDVIAKGKAPSFALPNPGRTTIDVGNFLTTLTPLKADGTPTGLGTFDSACTIKATEPPQKTRLYEVDVLPPGGTTTTTTSTTTSSSTTKPTSTTTSPSSTTTSSTSPTSTSTTPPPADLEISYGLNGKSHIKKLNTPVVLGPGEFAAKVNLQSGALSGDLSLPKTKASFKLFGFIPTESVVELLPVGKTTGTFTGGVVKSSSKVTIRLPDIRIWGIPVVLGNTCQTTKPADIALNSGPNFNPMVGGTLTGDYDIPAFAGCGTFITDVVSAVTSGPGNTITLDLKKK, encoded by the coding sequence ATGAAGATGAACAATCGCAGCAGGCTTGCCGGGGCACTGGCCACGGTGACCGTCGGGGCGATGCTGACCACGGCCGGCGTGCTGGCGGGTGCGGGCACCGGCATCGCCGCGCCCCCAGCCGAGCTGACCCTGGTGTACAGCTGCCCGTTCCCGTTGATCGGCGTGAAGGACATGTCGGTCAAGATCACCGTGACCGGTCTGCCGGAGAAGCCGGTCGCCGGTCAGCCCACCCCTGAGGTGGATGTGACCGCGGTGGCCACCGTGCCCGCCGATGCCACCGCCGGACTGAAGCTGGTCTCGGCGGCCACCATCGAGGGCAAGGCGGTCGCGGACACCAAGCTCGACAACGCCGGACTCGCCCTTGACCTCAAGGTGCCGATGACCTTCCCGAAGACCCCGATCCCGGATTCGGGGCCCTTCGACGTCATCGCCAAGGGCAAGGCCCCGTCGTTCGCGCTGCCCAACCCGGGCCGCACCACGATCGACGTCGGCAACTTCCTCACCACGCTCACCCCGCTCAAGGCCGACGGCACGCCGACCGGTCTGGGCACCTTCGACTCGGCCTGCACGATCAAGGCGACCGAGCCGCCGCAGAAGACCAGGCTGTACGAGGTCGACGTGCTGCCGCCTGGCGGCACCACCACCACGACGACCAGCACCACGACCTCCAGCAGCACCACCAAACCGACCAGCACCACGACCAGTCCGAGCAGCACCACGACCAGCTCCACCAGCCCGACCTCGACCTCAACCACCCCGCCGCCGGCGGACCTGGAGATCAGCTACGGCCTCAACGGCAAGTCCCACATCAAGAAGCTCAACACCCCGGTCGTGCTCGGCCCCGGTGAGTTCGCCGCCAAGGTCAACCTGCAGTCCGGCGCGCTCTCCGGCGACCTGTCCCTGCCCAAGACCAAGGCCAGTTTCAAGCTCTTCGGGTTCATCCCCACCGAGTCCGTGGTGGAACTGCTGCCCGTCGGCAAGACCACCGGCACCTTCACCGGCGGCGTGGTCAAGTCCAGCTCCAAGGTCACCATCCGGCTGCCCGACATCCGGATCTGGGGCATCCCGGTGGTGCTGGGCAACACCTGCCAGACCACCAAGCCGGCCGACATCGCGCTCAACTCGGGTCCGAACTTCAACCCGATGGTCGGCGGCACGCTCACCGGTGACTACGACATCCCGGCCTTCGCCGGGTGCGGCACCTTCATCACCGACGTGGTCAGCGCCGTGACCTCCGGCCCCGGCAACACGATCACGCTCGACCTCAAGAAGAAGTAA
- a CDS encoding alpha/beta fold hydrolase, producing the protein MTLLTVCGLDVHVQRLLPRGDGREAPLVVCVHGILTDSLASYYFTLGPALAAAGYEVLMYDLRGHGRSHRPAGGYQLERFVGDLRHLLDRLNVRRPVHLIGNSFGGTVAFGLAAANPELVASLAFIESEPALAPWQPKMAANLARAKRELVREESLAWIATEYNPHTARLAKGAAKLLHSTTIAEDIPASQVLTEEEVAAIQAPVFGIYGDRSDLAAQAPWLEKLLPRCRTVVIPDQEHSVLIERTPLTRALLLEWLGEHALSAPAGPVRPIRPSR; encoded by the coding sequence GTGACCCTGTTGACGGTCTGCGGACTCGACGTGCACGTGCAGCGGCTGCTCCCCCGCGGCGACGGCCGCGAGGCGCCGCTGGTGGTGTGCGTGCACGGCATCCTCACCGACAGCCTGGCCAGCTACTACTTCACCCTCGGCCCGGCGCTGGCCGCCGCCGGGTACGAGGTGCTCATGTACGACCTGCGCGGGCACGGCCGCAGCCACCGCCCGGCCGGCGGCTACCAGCTGGAACGTTTCGTCGGGGATCTGCGGCACCTGCTGGACCGGTTGAACGTGCGCCGCCCGGTGCACCTGATCGGCAACTCCTTCGGCGGCACGGTCGCCTTCGGCCTGGCCGCGGCCAACCCGGAACTGGTGGCCAGCCTGGCCTTCATCGAGTCCGAACCCGCGCTGGCGCCGTGGCAACCGAAGATGGCGGCCAACCTGGCGCGGGCCAAGCGGGAGCTGGTGCGCGAGGAATCACTGGCCTGGATCGCCACCGAGTACAACCCGCACACCGCGCGACTGGCCAAGGGCGCGGCGAAGTTGTTGCACAGCACCACGATCGCCGAGGACATCCCGGCCAGCCAGGTGCTGACCGAGGAGGAGGTGGCCGCGATCCAGGCGCCGGTGTTCGGCATCTACGGCGACCGGTCCGACCTGGCCGCGCAGGCCCCGTGGCTGGAGAAGTTGCTGCCACGCTGCCGGACCGTGGTCATCCCGGACCAGGAGCATTCGGTGCTGATCGAACGCACCCCGCTGACCAGGGCGTTGTTACTGGAGTGGCTGGGCGAGCACGCGCTCAGCGCACCGGCAGGTCCCGTTCGGCCCATTCGGCCATCGCGGTGA
- the pcaH gene encoding protocatechuate 3,4-dioxygenase subunit beta encodes MSTTEGHRLALPRYHRDPPGTHPPLDSPAYGSTALRHPKQPLVVLPHRLTEVTGPLLGPGRIGPLDNDLTRQHPGEPHGQRIIVHGRLLDGNGEPVRDSLVELWQANAAGRYKHVRDRWPAPVDPNFDGTGRTLTDSEGRYEFTTIKPGAYPWQNHDNAWRPAHIHFSVFGTAFTQRLVTQMYFPDDPLFAQDPIFNSVPDPKARQRMISRFDLDRTQPNWALAFEFDIVLRGNDSSVFEDEEEDE; translated from the coding sequence ATGTCGACGACCGAAGGGCACCGGCTCGCGCTGCCGCGCTACCACCGGGACCCACCAGGCACCCATCCACCACTGGACAGCCCGGCATACGGGTCCACCGCGCTCCGCCACCCGAAGCAACCCCTTGTCGTTCTACCACACCGGCTGACCGAGGTCACCGGACCGCTGCTCGGCCCCGGCCGGATCGGCCCCCTGGACAACGACCTCACCCGCCAGCACCCCGGCGAACCGCACGGCCAGCGCATCATCGTGCACGGCCGCCTGCTCGACGGCAACGGCGAACCCGTGCGCGACTCCCTGGTCGAGCTGTGGCAGGCCAACGCGGCCGGTCGGTACAAGCACGTCCGCGACCGCTGGCCCGCCCCCGTCGACCCCAACTTCGACGGCACCGGCCGCACCCTCACCGACAGCGAGGGCCGCTACGAGTTCACCACCATCAAACCCGGCGCCTACCCGTGGCAGAACCACGACAACGCCTGGCGTCCCGCGCACATCCACTTCTCCGTCTTCGGCACCGCGTTCACCCAGCGCCTGGTCACCCAGATGTACTTCCCGGACGACCCACTCTTCGCCCAGGACCCCATCTTCAACTCCGTGCCCGACCCGAAGGCCAGGCAACGCATGATCTCCCGCTTCGACCTGGACCGCACCCAACCGAACTGGGCGCTGGCCTTCGAGTTCGACATCGTGTTGCGCGGCAACGACTCCTCGGTCTTCGAGGACGAGGAGGAAGACGAATGA
- a CDS encoding ArsR/SmtB family transcription factor, which yields MLEVAVIENAAAAEISLDPLRSRLLAELVEPGSASTLAARVGIPRQKVNYHLRELEKHGLVELVEERRKGNFTERVLRATAASYVISPDALSAVQPDPARAPDQLSARWLLALAARLVRDVGRLITGSRKAGKPVATFALDGEIRFASATERAAFARELAAAVAGLISKYHDETTAGGRAHRVLVAVHPSVRPVLDPPDNNTDKES from the coding sequence ATGCTTGAGGTAGCGGTGATCGAGAACGCGGCCGCGGCGGAGATCTCACTGGATCCGCTGCGGTCGCGTCTGCTTGCCGAACTCGTCGAACCGGGTTCGGCCAGCACCCTGGCCGCCCGGGTCGGCATCCCGCGGCAGAAAGTCAACTACCACCTCCGTGAGCTGGAAAAACACGGGCTGGTGGAGCTGGTGGAGGAACGGCGCAAGGGCAACTTCACCGAACGGGTGCTGCGGGCCACCGCCGCCTCCTATGTGATCTCGCCCGACGCCCTGTCCGCGGTGCAGCCCGATCCGGCCCGCGCGCCGGACCAGCTCTCCGCCCGCTGGCTGCTGGCCCTGGCCGCCCGGCTGGTCCGCGACGTCGGCAGGCTCATCACCGGCAGCCGCAAGGCGGGCAAACCCGTGGCGACCTTCGCCCTCGACGGCGAGATCCGCTTCGCCTCCGCCACCGAACGGGCGGCCTTCGCCCGGGAGCTGGCCGCTGCGGTGGCCGGGCTGATCAGCAAGTACCACGATGAGACAACGGCGGGCGGCCGCGCCCACCGGGTGCTGGTGGCCGTGCACCCGAGCGTGCGGCCGGTGCTGGATCCCCCTGACAACAACACTGACAAGGAGTCGTAA